GCGGCCGTCGAGTGGGTGTCTTTCCATGCCGGAAAGTTATGAAAAGCCTAAGAAAATGTCAATAAATATATCCGTTGATTATGGATATAGTGTCGAAAACAAGCTGGCGGGCCTGCAACGCGCTCAGCCGGATCCGTCAACACAAAATGGAGTGAGACCATGTCGAACACGACAACCGTCCTGCGCCCCCGCGACTGGGATTCGCATCCCAAGCTCATCGACAGCGGGTACAAGTCCACGGCGCTGCGCGGCCCCAAGCAACTGCTCGTACCGGTCAGGCAGAATCTGGCCGACCTGCGCGCGCCCGTGTACGGTCACGGCATCGTCGGAGAGCTCGACGGCGACCTCACGCGCAATGCCGTACGCAATGGCGAGCCGCTCGGCGAGCGCATGATCGTCACGGGCCGCGTGCTCGACGAAGGCGGTCGTCCGGTGCCCAACACGCTTGTGGAGCTGTGGCAGGCCAACGCCTGCGGCCGCTACGTGCACAAGGTCGATCAGCATGATGCCCCGCTCGACCCGAACTTTCTCGGCGCCGGCCGCGCCCTGACCGACGCGCAGGGCCGCTACAGATTCCTGACCATCAAGCCGGGCGCGTATCCGTGGCGGAACCATCACAACGCGTGGCGTCCGCAGCATTTGCACTTCTCGGTGTTCGGCCAGTACTTCGCGACCCGCTTGGTCACGCAGATGTACTTCCCGGGCGACCCGCTGCTTGCCTACGACCCGATCTTCCAGGCCACGCCGGCGCATGCGCGCGACCGCCTGATCGCGCGTTTCTCGATGGATGTCACCGAGCCGGAGTACGCGCTCGGGTATGAATTCGACATCGTGCTGCGCGGTGCCGACCAAACGCCGATGGAGTCCTGAGCCATGTCCGAATACAAACAAACGCCCTCGCAAACGGTCGGCCCGTACTTCGCCTACGGCTTGTCGCCGGAGCAGTATCTGTACGACTTCAAGAGCGCCTTCACGCCGGTCGTCGCGACCGATCGCGCCGAGGGCGAGGCGATTCGCCTGATCGGGCAGGTGCTCGACGGCGCCGGCAATCCGATCAACGACGCGCTGATCGAAGTCGTGCAGGCCGATGCCCACGGCCGCTACGTGCAGACGGCGGACGATATCGCCCGCACCGGCTTTGCCGGCACCGGCCGCTGCGGCACGGGCACCGACGCGGAGAACCGTTTCGTCATCGAAACCATCAAGCCGGGCGCGACGGCGCCGGGCGAGGCGCCGCGCATCGACGTGATCCTGACGATGCGGGGCTTGCTCAATCACCTGTTTACGCGTATCTATTTCGACGACGAGGCGGCGGCCAACGCGCTCGACCCCGTGCTGCGGCAGGTGCCGGCCGAGCGTCGCCACACGCTGGTGGCGCGCCGCGAGGTGAGCGGCGGCCGGGTGTCGTACCGGTTCGACATCCGGATGCAGGGTGACGAGGAGACGGTATTCCTCGACATCTGACTTCGGTCATGCAAGGCTGAAATTGGCGCGGCTTCGGGCCGCCGGCGAATGCGTGCCGGTGGCCCGCGGCCGTATCTGCGTTTTCTGCGTTTAGCAACGCATCCCACCACATCGAATTACCGATGACGGAACTGCTTGACTCCTTGCTGCGCGGCGCTGCCGTGGCGAATCGTTTTTCGCGCGACGCCACATTGCAGGCCATGCTCGACTTCGAAGTGGCGCTCGCCACGGCCGAAGCCGACGTCGGTCTGATTCCCGCCGCCGCCGTGGCGCCCATTGCCGCCGCCGCCCGGGCGAGTGAACTCGACTGGCCCGCCCTGCGCGACGACGCGGCGCACGCGGGCAACCTCGCCATTCCCCTCGTCAAGCAACTGACCGCCCGCGTGAGTGCACGCGACGCCGATGCCGCGCGCTTCGTCCACTGGGGCGCCACCAGTCAGGACGCCATCGACACCGGCCTCGTCCTGCAGGTACGCGGCGCGCTCGACGACCTTGGCGCCGACCTCGACATCCTGATCAAACGCCTCGCCGAGCAAGTGCGCGCGCATCGCGCGACGGTGATGATCGGGCGCACGTGGCTGCAGCACGCGTTGCCGATCACGTTCGGCCTCAAGCTCGCCGGCACGCTGGACGCGCTGCTGCGCGCTCGCGCCGATCTCGCGAGCGTGCGCGAACAGGCGCTGTGCGTGCAGTTCGGCGGCGCGGCGGGTACGCTGGCGTCGCTCGGCACGCAGGGGCCGGCCGTCGCGGCGGCGCTCGCGCGCCATCTCCATCTGCACGAGGCGGCGACGCCCTGGCATGGTCAACGCGATCGCATCGTGCGCGTGGGGAGCTGGGCCGCGTCGCTCACCGGCTTGCTCGGCAAGTTCGCGCGCGACACGGCGTTGCTCACGCAGACCGAAGTCGGCGAGATCGCGGAAGCCTCCGGTCCGGGGCGTGGCGGGTCGTCGACCATGCCGCACAAGCGCAATCCGGTCGGCAGCGCGTCGATTCTGGCTGCGGCGGCGCGCACACCGCAACTCGCCGCCACGCTGTTCGGCGCGATGCAGCAGGATCACGAACGCGGACTGGGCACCTGGCATGCCGAATGGGAGACGTTGCCCGAATTGCTCATGCTGTGCGGCGGTGCGTTGGCCGCGGCGTGCACGCTGGTCGAAGATTGGACGGTCGACACCGCCCGCATGCGCGCGAATCTCGACATCACGCACGGACTCATCATGGCGGAAGCGGTCACCATGGCGCTGGCCGAATCGATGGGCCGGCTTGAGGCCCATCGTCGCGTGGAGGCGCGCTGCCGCGACGCGCTCGCGCAGCAGCGCAGCCTGCTCGACGTGCTGCGCGAGGACGAGGCCATCACGCAGCTTCTGTCCGCCGAGGCGCTTGCGCGCCTGACGGATCCCCAACACTACCTGGGCGCCGCCGAGACGTTCGTGAGCCGCGTGCTGGCGCACGCCGACGCCGCGATGGCGCCGCAAACCCAAAACGGCAGGAAATCCCAATGAACGATCAGGAACGCTACGACAACGGCATGCAGGTGCGCCGCGCCGTGCTGGGCGACGCGCACGTCGATCGCACGCTCACGCGTCGCAACGAGTTCAACGACGACTTCCAGAACTTCATCACGCGCTTCGCCTGGGGCGACGTCTGGACGCGTCCGGGCCTCACGCGCCACATGCGCAGCATGATCACGCTGTCGCTGCTCATCGCGCTCAATCGTGGCGACGAATTCCGCATGCACGTGCGCGCCGCGTTCAACAACGGCGTGACGCGCGACGAGATGAAGGAGCTGTTCCTGCACGCCGCGCTGTACTGCGGTCTGCCCGCCGCGAATCAGGCGATCCACGACGCGGAGAAAGTCTTCGCCGAAATGGAAGCGGCCGATCCGGGCTCCACCACCCGCGCGCGCGATGGCGCACAGGAATGAGGAGGCGAGGGCAATAACCGTGGAACGATTGATCGATATCGGCGACGCCACGCTGCGGGTGGCCATCGACGGAGACGCGCGCGCACCGGCGCTCGTACTGTCCAACTCGCTGGGCACGACGCTCGACATGTGGGCGCCGCAGGTGAGCGCGCTCGCGCGCGACTTCCGCGTGATCCGCTACGACACGCGTGGGCACGGTGGCTCGTCGGCAACGCCGGGCCCGTACACCATCGACCAACTGGGACGCGACGTGATTGCGCTGCTCGACGCGCTCGAGATCGGCCGCGCGAGCCTGGCGGGCGTGTCGATGGGCGGCATGACCGGCATGTGGCTGGGCATCCATGCGCCGCAGCGCCTCGAACGTCTGGCCATCGTGTGCTCGTCGGCGTACATCGGTGGCGAGGACGGCTGGAACGCGCGCATTCGTGCGGTGACGGCCGAAGGGATGGGCGCGGTGACGGACGCGGTCGTGGCACGCTGGTTCACGCCGGCGTATGCGGAGCGCGAACCGGCCACCATCGAGCGCATGAAGGCCATGTTCCGCTCGCTCTCGCCGCAGGGCTACGCTGCCGCATGCGCCGCCGTGCGCGACATGAACCAGCTCGACGAGATTGCCTCGATCGAGGCGCCGACGCTCATCGTCACCGGCGCTGGCGATCTGGCGACGCCCCCCGCGATGTCGACGGCCATGGTCGAGCGCATTCCGGGCGCGCGGCAGGTGATCGTGCCGGGCGCGCATCTGTCGAACATCGAATGCGCGGCGGCCGTGACCGAAGCGCTGTTGGCGTTCCTGCAGGGCAAGGCGCCGGCCAGCGCATAAACCGGCGGACCGGCAGGTTCGCGGGTAAGTTCGTGAGCGTGCAGGGGAGGGGCGGCCCGTCAGGCATCGTCGCCCAGATGCGTGTGTTGCGCCGTGCGTCGGAAGGCGGACGGCGTGACGCCCACGTGGCGTTTGAACACGCGGCAGAAGTACGCCGGGTCCTGAAAGCCCAGCTCGTACGCCACGTGCGAGACGGGCGCGGGGATGTAGATGAGCTTGCGGCGCGCTTCGAGCATCAGCCGGTCCTGCACGAGATCGAACGCCGACTTGCCGGCGATGCGTCGGCACAGGCGATTGAGCTTGCTTTCGGTCACGTGCAGCCGCTCGGCGTAGGCGGGAATCGACCACGCCTCGGTGTAGTGCGTCTCCACGAGCGCGCGAAAGCGTGCGAACAGATCCAGTTCCGTGCGGCCTGCGCGGCTCGCCGAGTCATGATGCGCGTGCAGGCGCGCGAGCAGCAGCAACACGCTGCGCGTGAGCCAGCCGACCATTTCCGCGTGCCCGAGCTGCGGGCGCGAAAACTCGTCCATGATCAGACCAAGCAGGGTGTAGAGACGGTCGCGCGTTTGCGGTGCGTCGCCCAGCGCGAAGAGCCACGGCTTGCTCAGCAGCGACTCCATATCGGCATCGACGCCGAGCGCCGCGTCGAACGGCACGCTCTGCGCCATCGTCAGCACGAAGCCGTGTGCGCCGCGCGAGAAGCGGAAGTTGTGTACCGCCGACGGATGCACCGTGATCACGGCCGGGCCTTCGACTTCCCAGGTCGCGTCGTCGACGTTCGCCTCCACGGTGCCTTCGAAGATCGCGAGCACCTGGAACAGTCCCAGGTGCCGGTGCGTGTCGATGTGCCAGTCGTACAGGCGGCTGCGCGTCTCGATCCATTCGATATGGACGAAGTCGGCGCTGTCGGTTCCGGTCAACTCGCCATATAGCGAGAATTCCGGAATCGTCTCGCGCGCCGCGCGCGGCCGGGATGAGGCGACTGACATACTGGTTTTCCCTTGGGTGAGGTTGTCGAAAAAGTACAAGAAAGTCGTCGATTCATCCATTCAACGCAACGCGTGCGCTCCATAAGATATGACGCATTCGCCCCTCGTGACAAGGCGTGAACCGATCTTTCGGCATGCTCGTTTACGCGCAGTCCTAAGTTGGTGCAGCGTGCGCAATGCAGCCAAGAAATGCAATCCGCACGGCAGCCATTCTCCCGTCGCGAGATGCCCGGCAATCGTTCGCCGGACGAGGGGCGCGTCGATTTCAGGAGACAACCATGCGTACCCATTACCCCGTCGTCATCGTCGGCGCCGGTCCCGCCGGCCTGCTGCTTTCCCATCTGCTGCATCTGCAGGGCATCGAATCGATCGTGCTCGAATCGCGCTCGCGCGAATCGGTCGAATCCACCATTCGCGCCGGCGTGCTCGAGCAGGGCACGATGGACATCCTCGACGAGACGGGCGTGGGCGAGCGCATGCGCCGCGAAGGCGCGGTGCATCACGGCATCGAGCTGGCGTTCGGCGGCGAGCGTCATCGCATTGCCCTCACCGAACTCACCGGCCGCGCGATCACCGTCTATGCGCAGCACGAAGTCATCAAGGATCTGATCGCGGCACGCGAAGCGGCGCAAGGCGAGATTCTGTTCGACGTGTCGGACGTCTCGGTGCACGGCATCGACAGCGCACGACCGAGTGTGCAGTTCACCGAGGGCGGCAAGGCGCATCGCCTCACGTGCGATTTCATCGCGGGCTGCGACGGCTTTCACGGCGTGTGCCGTCCGGCCATGCCCGAATCGGTGCGCAAGGAATACCAGCGCGTGTATCCATTCGGCTGGTTCGGCGTGCTCGTCGAAGCACCGCCGTCGTCGGACGAACTCATCTACGCGGCGCACGAGCGCGGTTTCGCGCTCATCAGTACGCGCTCGCCGACGGTGCAGCGCATGTATTTCCAGTGCGATCCGAGCGAGCGCGCGGAGCAATGGAGCGACGAGCGCATCTGGCACGAACTGCATACGCGCACCGAGAGCCACGACGGCTGGCGCCTGACCGAAGGCCGCATCTTTCAGAAGAACGTGGTGGCCATGCGCAGCTTCGTGGCCACGCCGATGCAGCACGGCCGCCTGTTCCTTGCCGGCGACGCGGCACACATCGTGCCGCCCACGGGGGCGAAGGGGATGAACCTGGCGGTGGCGGATGTGTGGCGTCTTGCGCGGGCGCTCGACGATTTCTTCCGTCGCGACGACGAGGCCGGATTGCGTGGCTACTCGGAGGCGGCGCTCAAGCGCGTCTGGCGCGCGGAACACTTCTCGTACTGGATGACGCGCATGCTGCACCGGCTCGACGACGCCTCGCCGTTCGAACAGCAGATGCAGCGTGCCGAACTGGAATACGTCGTGAGCTCGCGCGCCGCGTCGCTCACGCTGGCCGAGAACTACGTCGGACTGCCGCTGGCCTGACGCGCACGAGCCGGTGCGCGCGACTATGCTATAACCGCCGGCAACGACCGGAGCATAACCGCCCGTTATGGATGGCCTGACGAAAGATCATTTTGGCGGACGGGCGAAACACGTACAGTAGCGGCAGAATTCGATGCCCCCAACACCCGTCCTCCGTCCCCCGACGCACGGGCGTCCGCCGGTGGCGCCGGATCTCAATATAAGAACGGAATGACAGGCGGGGCGGCGACGCCCCCAGGAGACAGATTCATGACACATTCGCGCACGGTGGACGTGCCCGCCTACATCAACGCACACCGGTTTTCCGGCTATCAATGGCTGGTGCTGATCCTGTGTTTCTTCGTGGTGGCCATCGACGGCTTCGATACCGCCGCCATCGGCTATATCGCGCCGTCGCTGGTGCAGCAATGGCACATCGACAAGGGTTCGCTCGGCCCGGTGCTCTCGGCCGCGCTTTTCGGCCTGGCTGGCGGCGCGATCTTCGCGGGGCCGCTGGCCGATCGCCTTGGCCGCAAGACGATGCTGGTGCTCTCGGTCGTGTTCTTCGGCATTGCGAGTCTGGCAACGGCCTTCGCGCAGGATCTCCAGACGCTCACGCTGCTGCGTTTCCTGACCGGCCTTGGCCTCGGCGCCGCCATGCCGAACGCCGTCACGTTGATCTCCGAGTTCGCCCCGGAAGCGCGCCGCGCGGTGATCGTCAACACGATGTTCTGCGGCTTCCCGCTCGGTGCGTCGGTCGGCGGCTTCGTGGCGTCGTGGCTGATTCCGCACTTCGGCTGGCATAGCGTGCTGGTGCTTGGCGGCGTGCTGCCGCTGGTGCTGTCGGTGCTGCTGGTGCTGTGCCTGCCCGAGTCGGTGAAGTTTCTCGTGGTGCGCCAGAAGCCGGTGGAGCGCGTGCGCCGCATCCTGTCGCGCATCTCCGGCGAATCGCTCGACGGCGTGAGCGTCTTTACCGTCATCGAAGCGGCGCCCCGGCGTGCCGGCTCGGCGATCGGTGTCGTGCTCTCCCGGCAGTACGGCTTCGGATCGCTGATGCTGTGGCTCACGTACTTCATGGGGCTCGTGATCTTCTATCTGCTCACGAGCTGGATGCCGATTCTGTTCAAGGACGCCGGCTTCACCATCGAGCGCGCCGCGCTGATCACGGCACTGTTCCCGCTCGGCGGCGGCATCGGTACGATTCTGTCGGGCTGGCTGATGGACAGGTTCAACGCGCAGAAGGTGGTGGCGCTGGGCTATGCGTTGACGGCCGTGCTCGTGTATGGGGTCGGGCAGGCGATGGGCAACATCGGCATGCTGGTGACGCTGATTTTCCTTGGCGGGACGGCGATGAACGGTGCGCAGTCGTCGATGCCGTCGCTCGCCGCGATGTTCTATCCGACGCACGGACGCGCCACGGGCGTGGCATGGATGCTTGGCATCGGTCGCTTTGGCGGGATCGCCGGGGCGCTGCTCGGTGCGGAACTGATGCGCCGCCATCTCGGCTTCTCCGCGACGTTCTCGCTGCTCGCGATTCCCGCCGTGATCGCCACCATCGCGCTGCTCGCGAAGAACGCCTGGGAGCGTGCGACGGGCAATCTGGCGGCACAGTCGGGCAACGACGCGCGCAACTCCGCCGCCATGCATTGACGCATCGGTCGGCGGCGAACCGATCGACCGTCGCACTCGCGGTACCCGACGCGGCGCGCATGCGAATGTGCGCCGCGTTTTTTTTGCGGACGTTCGGCGGCTCGGCCCGCTGACTTGGGGCTTGGCCCCTAAGCCTTGGCCAGCGCGTCGATCATCGCCATCGCGGCGGCCGGGTTGCGCTCCTTGAAGCCGCTGATGACATAGAGGAAGACGTCGCGGTGTGCAACTTTCGGCGGTGCGTCGCCCACCGTGTCGAGTCCCTTCGGTACGTCGCCCCTGGCGAACGTCTGCGCCCGTTCGACCCATTCCGCCATGGCCTTCGGGGCGTAGCCGAGCTTGTAGCGTTCCTCCGTCCCCATGAGCCGCGCGTAGACGAACGGCGCGGTGACGTCGGCGATGCATGGGAATTTGGCGTCGCCCGCGAGCACGACGGCCATCTGGTACTTGCGCGCCAGCGCGATGAATGCCGGCACGGCAAAACTCTCGTGGCGCACTTCGAGCGCGTGGCGAATCGGGTGGCCGTTGGCCGTCGTCGGCAACAGGCTCAGGAAGTGTTCGAAGTCTTCGGGGTCGAAGGTCTTGGTCGGCGCGAACTGCCAGTTCACCGGACCGAGCTTCTTTCCCAGCTCGAGTACGCCGCTGTCGAAGAAGCGCGCCACCGATTCGCCGGCCTCGCCAAGCACGCGGCGGTGCGTGGCGTAGCGCGACGCCTTGACGGAGAACACGAAGTCGTCGGGCGTTTCGTCGAACCAGTTGCGGAACGTGGCCGGCTTCTGGGAGCCGTAGAACGTGCTGTTGATTTCGATCGAGGTGAGATGCCGGCTGGCGTATTCGAGCTCGCGGCGCTTGGGCCACTTCTCCGGGTAGAACGTGCCTTGCCAGGGGGCGAAGTTCCAGCCACCGATGCCGATGCGGATACGCCCTGCGGGAGTCGATGCCTTCGGGGTTTTCGTCACTGCCATCGTCGCTGCCGTCGTGAATGGCGCACGCGGGCGTGCGCGTTGGGGAGGGATGAAGCCTCGATGGTGAAGCAACGACCCGGCGCGCGTCAACGGTGTGTGTGACGCACGCCGGGGGACGGTCAACTGCGTCGGCGTCCGAGATGAAGCATGCGCTCGCGGACCTCTTCTTCGGATCGCCAGTGCTCGGCCGGTTTGACGAGATCGCTGCGGCTGATGATGCCGATGAGCTTGCGCGAGGTGGCGTCGCTCACCACCGGCAAGCGTTCCAGTTGATGGGCCGCAAAGCGCGCGGACACGATGCGCCCGGTCTCCGAGGGCAGCGCCACGAGCGGCGGATTCACGCCGTACAGTTGCCCCAACGTCTGCGCACCTTGAGCCTGCGCGCGCAGCAGCGCTTGCCGATCGACCATGCCGAGCACGCCATGTGCGGCGTCGACCACCGGATAGGCGCGATGGATCTGCGTGGCGCCGAACGCTTGCTGTGCGGCGTCCTCGATCGACATGTCGGCGTCGAGCGCGACCGGCTCGCGTGTCATCAGCTCGGCGACGTGCAGGCGCTCGAGCGGATCGACGCCGTATTCGCGATGGACGTGGCGTCCGCGTCGCGCGATCTTCTCCGTCATGATCGAGCGCGGCATGATCCAGATCGTGATGCCGTACGACACGCCGCAGGTCAGCAGTAACGGCAGCAGGGCGTTCACGTCGTGGGTGAGGCCGAGTGCGAAGACGATGGCCGTGAGCGGCGCGCCGAGCACGCCGGCAAGCGTGGCCGCCATGCACACGAGCGCCCACAGCGAGATGTCGCCGCCCGGCAGCATGGGCGCGAGCAGCGTGCCGAGTCCGGCCCCGATCATGAGCAGCGGGGCGAGCACGCCGCCCGAGGTGCACGAACCGAGCGCGATGGCCCAGATGGTCGCCTTCACGAGCAGCAGTGCGAGCGCGGCGTGCAGGGCGAAGTGACCGGCCAGCAGGTCGGCGATGACGTCATAGCCCACGCCCAGGGCGCGCGGTTGCAGATAGCCGCCGATACCCACGGCGAGGCCGCCGATGGCGGGCCACCACATCCAGTGGACCGGCAGCTTGTGAAAGCCGTCTTCAACGGCGTAGAGCGCGCGCGACATGCCCGCCGACAGCGCGCCCGCGCACAGACCGGCAATCAGGCAGGAGACGAGCGCGATGGGCTCGACGGCGGGCGTGGCCATCGGGAACAGCGGACCGGCGTCGAGCAGCAGCGGCCGGGCGAAGCCCGCGACCGCGCACGCGACGATGACCGGCAGCAGGCTGCGCGGACGCCATTCGAAGAGCAGCAGTTCGACGGCCAGCAGGACGGCCGCGACCGGCGTGCCGAACACGGCGGTCATCCCGGCGGTCGCCCCTACGACGAGCAGCGTCTTGCGCTCGGCGGCGCTCAGATGGAAGTACTGGGCGATGAGCGAGCCGATGGCGCCGCCGGTCATGATGATGGGACCTTCGGCGCCGAACGGGCCACCGCTGCCGATCACGATGCCGGAGGACAACGGCTTGAGGACCGCCACGCGCGGCGACATCCTGCTCTTGCCGAACAGGATGGCCTCGATCGCCTCGGGGATGCCGTGACCGCGAATCTTGTCGCTGCCGAAGCGGGCAATGCCGCCCACGATCAGGCCGCCGATGACCGGTAGCGCGATGACGAGTGCACCGAGCGTGTGATTCGCGGGCGAGCGCGGCGCGAACGACAGCGTCTGGTAGAAGAACAGGTTGGTGAAGCCCTGGATCAGGTTCAGCAGCAGCCAGGCGGCGGGCACGCCGCAAAAGCCGATGACGGCGGCCAGCGCGATGAGACGCGGCAGGCCTGGGGAGCGCGAGAAGTCGCGCGCGTGAGGGGGCGCGCTCATGGGTGTGGTGGTGTTGGGAGCGGATGCCATGACGATGCCGTGATTACATATGGACGCCGCGAATATGGAAGATGTCGGCGAAAGTGCTCAACTCGTTGCGGTGCTGGGCGGCGAGGCTCGACAGACAGGCTTCGCCCGCCGCCGACAGATGCACTTCCACGACCCGCCGGTCGCTCTCGTTCTGGCGGCGCGAGACGAGCCCCGCCTTCTCGCAGCGCGCCACGAGGGCCACCACGCTGTGATGGACCGCCTGCAGGCGCTCGGCCAATTCACTGATCGACGCCCACTCGCGTCCCGGTATGCCTTTCACGTGCAGAAGCAGCAGATACTGTTGCGGCGTGATGCCTCCTTCGCGGGCGGCCGTCTCGCTGAAGTTCAGGAAGCGGCGCAGGCGATAGCGAAACTCGGAGAGCGCTTCGAAATCGCTCTTGGTCAGCGCGGAGGCGCTCGCCGGTGCGTTCGACGCATCGGCGGATGGCGGCGGCGCGGCCGGGCGGTGCGGGGAAGGGGGCTGCGACATGACGGAATGGGTTGAGGGTTCGAAAACCGAAAAATACATCATACTGCGATATTTTTGAGTATCTTAGGGATAGCCGGGATGACAAAGCGGGCGTAGTGCGTGCAGAATCGCGAAAAAACGAGACTCAGCAGTGACTGGAACTCGATCCCCGCCGAGATGCTTGCGAAGTGCTGGTCATCTTCTTCCACCGGTGACAAGCGTCGTCCGAGCGGGCCGACCTCTGACAGGGAGGAGACATGGCTTCCACGGTCCGGCGCCGCTGGCGCACGGGAACGTTGTTGTTGCTATCGGTGGCACTCGGCTCTACGGTTGCCGCCTATCACTACGCCACCGGTGTCGAACTGGGTGGCGGCGTATTTCAGCAGATCGGTTTCGGACGTCAGGGCACCTCGTCCGGCGCCGCCGCGCACGCGCGCGGTTCGCCGTCTTCCTGCCGCGCTGACGATTGCCGGTCGGATGCGGCCTCTCAGCCGCGTTGATCACGCCGGCGCAGATCATCGAGCGAATGAACGAATGACGTGCTGCGCAGTGTGATGCCGGCACGAGTGCTCCATTGTGCAGGTGGCGGAACGCGGCCGCAGGCATCACGGGCACCGAGGTCATCGCACCGTGCTGCATTGCACGCGTCGTCGCACCGCCCATGCCCGCGAGGTAACATCGCGCGATGGATGCCCTCATTGCCGCTTCCGCCCGCGCGCTGGCCGCGGGCGACCCGCTCGGCGCGCTGCGCCGCGTCGCGCTCCGCGAAGACCCGCCGGCCCTCGCATTGCGCGGTATCGCCATGGCGCAACTCGGCGAGTATGTGCGTGCGCGCGAACTGCTCAAGCGCGCCGCGCGCGGCTTCGGATCGCACGAGGCGCTCGCCCGCGCACGGTGTGTCGTTGCCGACGCCGAAGTCGCCCTCGCCATGCGCGATCTCGGCGGCTCCCCCCGAACGCTGCAAACGGCTGCCGCGCGACTTGAAGCGCATGCCGATCTATCCAATGCGATGCTTGCGCGCTTGATCGCCGTGCGTCGCCTGCTGCTGTTGGGCAAGCTCGACGCCGCAGCGCAAGCGTTGCGAACCGCGCCCTTGCCTGGCGTGCCGCCGCGCTACGTCGCCGTCCACGCATTGATCGCCG
The Pandoraea pulmonicola DNA segment above includes these coding regions:
- a CDS encoding chloride channel protein, giving the protein MSAPPHARDFSRSPGLPRLIALAAVIGFCGVPAAWLLLNLIQGFTNLFFYQTLSFAPRSPANHTLGALVIALPVIGGLIVGGIARFGSDKIRGHGIPEAIEAILFGKSRMSPRVAVLKPLSSGIVIGSGGPFGAEGPIIMTGGAIGSLIAQYFHLSAAERKTLLVVGATAGMTAVFGTPVAAVLLAVELLLFEWRPRSLLPVIVACAVAGFARPLLLDAGPLFPMATPAVEPIALVSCLIAGLCAGALSAGMSRALYAVEDGFHKLPVHWMWWPAIGGLAVGIGGYLQPRALGVGYDVIADLLAGHFALHAALALLLVKATIWAIALGSCTSGGVLAPLLMIGAGLGTLLAPMLPGGDISLWALVCMAATLAGVLGAPLTAIVFALGLTHDVNALLPLLLTCGVSYGITIWIMPRSIMTEKIARRGRHVHREYGVDPLERLHVAELMTREPVALDADMSIEDAAQQAFGATQIHRAYPVVDAAHGVLGMVDRQALLRAQAQGAQTLGQLYGVNPPLVALPSETGRIVSARFAAHQLERLPVVSDATSRKLIGIISRSDLVKPAEHWRSEEEVRERMLHLGRRRS
- a CDS encoding MarR family winged helix-turn-helix transcriptional regulator, with product MSQPPSPHRPAAPPPSADASNAPASASALTKSDFEALSEFRYRLRRFLNFSETAAREGGITPQQYLLLLHVKGIPGREWASISELAERLQAVHHSVVALVARCEKAGLVSRRQNESDRRVVEVHLSAAGEACLSSLAAQHRNELSTFADIFHIRGVHM
- a CDS encoding DUF72 domain-containing protein; the encoded protein is MAVTKTPKASTPAGRIRIGIGGWNFAPWQGTFYPEKWPKRRELEYASRHLTSIEINSTFYGSQKPATFRNWFDETPDDFVFSVKASRYATHRRVLGEAGESVARFFDSGVLELGKKLGPVNWQFAPTKTFDPEDFEHFLSLLPTTANGHPIRHALEVRHESFAVPAFIALARKYQMAVVLAGDAKFPCIADVTAPFVYARLMGTEERYKLGYAPKAMAEWVERAQTFARGDVPKGLDTVGDAPPKVAHRDVFLYVISGFKERNPAAAMAMIDALAKA